The following proteins are encoded in a genomic region of Kiloniellales bacterium:
- a CDS encoding TRAP transporter fused permease subunit: MIREGAALPRAWALFGALLIAFHLGLVFYGLLPNLVSRPLHMALALPWILVFAAETPAMRRSGAVLAALGVAACLWVAGNQSALGDQYGFLEGGWQVAASVVLLLVVLEAARRAIGWPLPAVALAALAYGLWGQHIPGEFGHAGTPLESFLGTLIITEGGLWGSLTGVSVGVVAVFVIFGAVLNAGEAGQGFMNVAAASAGRLKGGAAKVSVLSSALFGSISGSASANVASTGAITLPAMTRLGYPKRLAGAVEAVASSGGQIMPPLMGAGAFVMVELTGVPYTGIVAAAFLPALLYFLVVWVGINAYARHHDLKGLGAEERASARDVAVTSAFFVLPFALLLWGMFGLGVTPQYAACLAIGLGALLLLTDGRLGFDLRKAAGRFAAACVTAGRQVSMIAAIILCASIIIGVLSITGLGVKITSTILESAGGQLWPALLLTALACLVLGMEVPTTAAYVICVSVAGPALTQLGLPLLQAHLFVFWFALISTITPPVCGAVFIAAGMVGENWLKVALTAMALGVGLYLVPLGMIANPAIIALADEPWTALVSFLRLALGLALISFGLIGYRRAWSRGAAILAGLAVVFFPLVIWS, translated from the coding sequence GTGATCCGCGAAGGCGCCGCCCTGCCGCGGGCCTGGGCGCTCTTCGGCGCCCTGCTGATCGCCTTCCATCTCGGCCTGGTGTTCTACGGCCTGTTGCCGAACCTTGTGTCCCGGCCGCTCCATATGGCGCTGGCCCTGCCGTGGATCCTGGTCTTCGCCGCCGAAACCCCGGCCATGCGGCGCTCCGGCGCCGTGCTGGCCGCGCTCGGCGTCGCGGCCTGCCTCTGGGTCGCCGGCAACCAATCGGCCCTGGGCGACCAGTACGGCTTTCTCGAAGGCGGCTGGCAGGTCGCGGCGTCGGTGGTCCTGCTGCTGGTCGTGCTCGAGGCGGCCAGGCGGGCGATCGGCTGGCCGCTGCCGGCCGTCGCCCTGGCGGCGCTGGCCTACGGCCTCTGGGGCCAGCACATCCCCGGCGAGTTCGGCCACGCCGGCACGCCGCTGGAGAGCTTCCTGGGCACCCTCATCATCACCGAGGGCGGCCTCTGGGGCAGCCTGACCGGCGTCTCGGTCGGCGTGGTCGCCGTCTTCGTCATCTTCGGCGCTGTCTTGAACGCGGGCGAGGCGGGGCAGGGCTTCATGAACGTGGCCGCCGCCTCGGCCGGGCGGCTCAAGGGCGGCGCGGCCAAGGTCTCGGTGCTCTCCTCGGCGCTCTTCGGCTCGATCTCCGGCTCGGCCTCGGCCAACGTCGCCTCGACCGGCGCGATCACCCTGCCGGCCATGACCCGCCTCGGCTACCCGAAGCGCCTGGCCGGCGCGGTCGAGGCGGTCGCCTCCTCGGGCGGCCAGATCATGCCGCCGCTGATGGGCGCCGGCGCCTTTGTCATGGTCGAGCTGACCGGCGTGCCCTACACCGGCATCGTCGCCGCCGCCTTCCTGCCGGCGCTACTCTACTTCCTCGTGGTCTGGGTCGGCATCAACGCCTATGCCCGGCACCACGACCTGAAGGGCCTCGGAGCGGAGGAGCGGGCCTCGGCCCGCGACGTCGCGGTCACCTCGGCTTTCTTCGTCCTGCCCTTCGCCCTCCTTCTCTGGGGCATGTTCGGCCTCGGCGTGACGCCCCAGTACGCCGCCTGCCTGGCGATAGGCCTGGGCGCCCTGCTGCTCTTGACCGACGGGCGCCTCGGCTTCGATCTGCGAAAGGCGGCCGGGCGCTTCGCCGCCGCCTGCGTCACGGCCGGACGCCAGGTCTCCATGATCGCGGCGATCATCCTCTGCGCCTCGATCATCATCGGCGTGCTCTCGATCACCGGCCTGGGCGTCAAGATCACCTCGACCATCCTCGAGAGCGCCGGGGGACAGCTCTGGCCCGCCCTGCTGCTGACCGCGCTGGCCTGCCTGGTGCTGGGCATGGAGGTGCCGACCACCGCGGCCTACGTGATCTGCGTCTCGGTCGCCGGCCCGGCGCTGACCCAGCTCGGCCTGCCTCTGCTGCAGGCCCATCTTTTCGTCTTCTGGTTCGCGCTGATCTCGACCATCACGCCCCCGGTCTGCGGCGCCGTCTTCATCGCGGCCGGCATGGTTGGCGAGAACTGGCTGAAGGTGGCGCTCACCGCCATGGCGCTCGGCGTCGGACTCTACCTCGTGCCGCTGGGCATGATCGCCAACCCCGCGATCATCGCGCTGGCCGACGAGCCCTGGACCG